In the genome of Nitrospirota bacterium, one region contains:
- a CDS encoding NADH-quinone oxidoreductase subunit J, with amino-acid sequence MINKLIFLYFAAVIVVSAVLMISRRNPIHSVMFMLLLFFHIAGLFVLLNAEFLAAVQLIVYAGAILILYLFVVMLLNVDQEQQTVRANKFWPWVAAFGLLIAGEIVLLVSRGSFPRTAEQTMRTGVGIKELGQVLYSRYLIPFEIASVILLVGLVGAVMLAKKTDKS; translated from the coding sequence ATGATAAACAAGTTGATCTTCCTGTATTTCGCGGCGGTCATCGTCGTATCCGCGGTCCTCATGATCAGCCGGAGGAACCCCATTCACAGCGTGATGTTCATGCTGCTCCTGTTCTTCCATATTGCCGGGCTGTTCGTGCTTTTAAACGCGGAGTTCCTGGCCGCGGTGCAGCTCATCGTCTACGCGGGCGCCATCCTGATCCTCTATCTTTTTGTCGTGATGCTGCTGAATGTGGACCAGGAGCAACAGACGGTCCGGGCGAACAAGTTCTGGCCCTGGGTCGCCGCATTTGGCCTGCTGATCGCGGGCGAGATCGTTCTCCTGGTTTCGCGAGGCTCCTTCCCCCGGACGGCGGAACAGACCATGCGGACCGGCGTCGGGATCAAGGAACTGGGCCAGGTTCTGTACAGCAGGTACCTGATCCCGTTCGAGATCGCATCCGTCATCCTGCTCGTGGGGCTCGTCGGTGCGGTGATGCTGGCGAAAAAAACAGACAAAAGCTGA
- the nuoI gene encoding NADH-quinone oxidoreductase subunit NuoI, whose amino-acid sequence MSKVKKILRTIFLIEIAEGMWLTLHTMLTRQKNMKQYAMTRQYPTFKRKAIPGSRGLHAMRRDDTGEKERCIGCGLCEAVCPSQCIKVVTSEGHEHEKLVNSYELDLLRCVFCGFCIDACPVSAILMTPEFELACYQRKDAFYTKDRLVEVGDRYLGGKAVKKP is encoded by the coding sequence ATGAGTAAAGTGAAGAAGATTCTCAGAACGATCTTCCTGATCGAGATTGCCGAAGGCATGTGGCTGACGCTCCATACCATGCTCACCCGTCAGAAAAACATGAAACAATATGCGATGACCCGCCAGTACCCGACGTTCAAGCGCAAGGCGATCCCCGGTTCCCGGGGGCTTCACGCCATGAGGCGGGACGATACGGGTGAGAAGGAGCGATGCATCGGCTGCGGATTGTGCGAGGCCGTCTGCCCGTCGCAGTGCATCAAGGTCGTGACCTCGGAGGGCCATGAGCACGAAAAACTCGTCAACTCCTATGAACTTGACCTGCTCCGGTGCGTGTTCTGCGGCTTCTGCATCGATGCGTGTCCGGTCTCCGCGATCCTGATGACTCCCGAATTCGAACTCGCCTGCTACCAGCGAAAGGACGCCTTCTATACGAAGGATCGCCTGGTCGAGGTGGGCGACCGGTACCTGGGGGGGAAGGCGGTTAAAAAACCATGA
- a CDS encoding NADH-quinone oxidoreductase subunit M, giving the protein MLDIVSTHLLTLMIFLPVAGAFILLFIRNADAARRIAVVFALAELVLCIPLLANFNTGSATMQFAESQEWIGTWNIYYKLGVDGISVLFVALTALLTVISIMVSWTAIQDRVREFMVAMLVLEAAMIGVFAAMDLFLFYIFWEAMLIPMYLLIGVWGGPNRLYAAIKFFLYTLVGSVLMLIAIIAVYFAAGNTFDVLAIMNHKFSYTFQMVAFAAFFAAFAVKVPMFPVHTWLPDAHVEAPTAGSIILAGVLIKMGAYGFLRFSLPFFPDAAISWTPAIMVLSVIGIIYGAYMAFAQTDFKKLIAYSSVSHMGFVTLGIFALNIQGLEGGILQMLNHGVSTGALFLAVGVIYERTHTRLIADYGGIAARVPVYATFLLIVTLSSIGLPGTNGFIGEFTILLGAFLHYKPYAVIASLGIILGAGYMLWLYQRVAFGKITNPHNEHLADMNRREVAAALPLVVLVFAIGLYPNMAFNVMHASVSNLIQHVNAKVQTAPAAAPTVSEAVPSAQ; this is encoded by the coding sequence ATGCTCGATATTGTTTCCACGCACCTCCTGACCTTGATGATCTTCCTGCCCGTAGCGGGAGCGTTCATCCTGCTGTTCATCAGGAACGCCGATGCCGCCCGCAGGATCGCCGTCGTCTTTGCCCTCGCGGAGCTGGTGCTCTGTATCCCGCTGCTGGCCAACTTCAACACGGGGTCGGCGACGATGCAGTTCGCGGAGAGCCAGGAGTGGATCGGCACCTGGAATATCTATTACAAGCTCGGCGTGGACGGCATCAGTGTCCTGTTCGTGGCGCTGACGGCCCTGCTCACGGTGATATCGATCATGGTTTCCTGGACCGCCATCCAGGACCGCGTCCGCGAGTTCATGGTCGCCATGCTGGTCCTCGAGGCAGCCATGATCGGGGTCTTCGCCGCGATGGACCTCTTCCTGTTTTATATCTTCTGGGAGGCCATGCTGATCCCAATGTATCTCCTGATCGGCGTCTGGGGCGGCCCGAACCGGCTGTACGCGGCGATCAAGTTCTTCCTCTATACCCTGGTCGGCAGCGTGCTCATGCTGATCGCGATCATCGCGGTCTATTTCGCCGCCGGCAATACCTTCGACGTGCTCGCCATCATGAACCACAAGTTCAGCTACACCTTCCAGATGGTGGCGTTCGCGGCCTTCTTCGCGGCCTTCGCGGTCAAGGTTCCCATGTTCCCGGTCCATACCTGGCTGCCTGACGCGCACGTGGAAGCGCCCACGGCCGGCAGCATCATCCTTGCCGGGGTCCTGATCAAGATGGGCGCCTACGGTTTCCTCAGGTTCTCGCTGCCGTTCTTCCCGGATGCGGCCATCTCCTGGACGCCGGCCATCATGGTCCTGTCCGTGATCGGCATCATCTACGGGGCGTACATGGCCTTTGCCCAGACGGACTTCAAAAAACTGATCGCCTACTCGAGCGTCAGCCACATGGGCTTCGTCACCCTCGGCATCTTCGCGTTGAACATCCAGGGGTTGGAAGGCGGGATCCTGCAGATGCTGAACCACGGCGTCTCGACCGGAGCGCTCTTCCTTGCCGTGGGAGTGATCTACGAGCGGACCCATACACGGTTGATCGCCGATTACGGCGGGATCGCCGCACGGGTGCCGGTCTATGCCACGTTCCTCCTGATCGTCACGCTGTCTTCCATCGGGCTGCCGGGGACGAACGGGTTCATCGGGGAATTCACCATCCTGCTGGGAGCGTTCCTGCATTACAAGCCCTATGCGGTGATCGCATCCCTGGGGATCATTCTGGGCGCGGGATACATGCTCTGGCTCTACCAGCGGGTCGCATTCGGCAAGATCACGAATCCGCACAACGAGCATCTCGCCGACATGAACAGGAGAGAGGTAGCGGCTGCCCTGCCGCTCGTGGTGCTGGTGTTCGCCATCGGACTGTACCCCAACATGGCCTTCAACGTCATGCACGCTTCGGTATCCAACCTGATCCAGCACGTGAATGCCAAGGTCCAGACGGCGCCTGCAGCAGCCCCGACGGTGAGCGAAGCCGTACCGTCGGCGCAATAA
- a CDS encoding molybdopterin-dependent oxidoreductase: MQKITVTVDGNKVEVPNGSTILEAATAAGSRVPVLCHDNKLHPYGACRICLVEVEGTPRKFTPSCTTPATDNMVVKTTSPALIEARRMVLELLLIKHPLDCPVCDKAGECQLQDLVHEYGLGPSRFDPEKGYLPPDFESAIVERNISRCILCGKCVRICEEQNAVGEWAFTRRGTRARISTDFDRPLDCEFCGECVEICPVGALTTRQFKYKARSWNLEAASSVCNYCGCGCAISYEARDGRTMRVGPAKNNYLCVKGRFGWDATHSEERLTTPKMRIGDKLVDCTWEEALSVVATNLKVIKNKRGADSIGGLGSVRTTNEDSYVFQKFMRGTIGTGNIDMLARLKVPKGLDSAFFSGDLSKMGDHEAILVLDKNVGELNPLTGIEIVRAVNKRGRKVILVNDEFNKFNRIATVVIEQKTEGAIDSLLKAVSSPADGAALKQAAELLNAAKSVAIIVPAKLSDVAFRQIKELGARLKNVTYYPIVRRSNFQGALDMGVLPDFKPGYRKAEKPGMNAVDMLAGIASGKISALYIMGDDPVGSDPKLRGVLSKLEFLVVQDIFMSETARIASVVLPAASSAEKSGTFTNLERRLQQLNRAEEPVGESRPDWEIIGEVAKKMGESLEYASARDILKEIRAQVPFYADLAIGSCWPAEKSPLAGTDTDLSLSSDSIMQQDVLTAERLLFSSGMSITRSKEIGTIRHIKIEV, from the coding sequence ATGCAGAAAATAACGGTCACGGTTGATGGAAACAAGGTCGAGGTCCCGAACGGATCGACCATCCTTGAAGCGGCAACGGCTGCAGGATCGCGAGTACCGGTCCTGTGCCACGACAACAAACTCCATCCCTACGGGGCGTGCCGCATCTGTCTCGTGGAGGTGGAGGGCACGCCGCGCAAGTTCACGCCGTCGTGCACCACGCCGGCTACGGACAACATGGTTGTCAAGACCACATCGCCCGCCCTCATCGAAGCGCGGCGCATGGTCCTCGAGCTGCTCCTGATCAAGCATCCCCTTGATTGTCCGGTCTGCGACAAGGCCGGTGAATGCCAGCTCCAGGACCTCGTGCACGAGTACGGGCTGGGGCCGAGCAGGTTCGACCCCGAAAAGGGGTATCTCCCGCCGGACTTCGAGAGCGCAATCGTTGAACGCAACATCAGCCGCTGCATTCTCTGCGGCAAGTGCGTCCGTATCTGTGAAGAGCAGAATGCCGTGGGCGAATGGGCCTTCACGCGCCGCGGGACACGGGCGCGCATCAGCACGGACTTTGACCGTCCGCTCGACTGCGAATTCTGCGGCGAGTGCGTCGAGATCTGCCCCGTCGGCGCTCTGACGACGCGCCAGTTCAAGTACAAGGCCCGCTCCTGGAACCTCGAAGCGGCCTCCTCGGTATGCAACTACTGCGGCTGCGGCTGCGCGATCAGCTATGAGGCCAGGGACGGCAGGACCATGCGCGTCGGACCGGCGAAGAACAACTACCTCTGCGTCAAGGGCCGGTTCGGCTGGGACGCCACGCACAGCGAAGAGCGTCTCACGACGCCCAAGATGCGTATCGGGGACAAACTCGTGGACTGCACCTGGGAAGAGGCACTGTCGGTGGTGGCCACGAACCTGAAGGTGATCAAGAACAAGAGGGGCGCGGACAGCATCGGAGGCCTTGGATCGGTCCGGACCACCAACGAGGACAGCTATGTCTTCCAGAAGTTCATGCGGGGCACAATCGGTACCGGCAACATCGATATGCTGGCCCGGCTGAAGGTGCCGAAGGGCCTTGATTCGGCCTTCTTCTCAGGCGACTTGAGCAAGATGGGAGACCATGAGGCCATTCTGGTGCTCGACAAGAATGTGGGCGAGCTCAATCCACTGACCGGCATCGAGATCGTCCGCGCCGTCAATAAGCGGGGTCGCAAGGTGATCCTGGTGAACGACGAGTTCAACAAGTTCAACAGGATCGCAACGGTCGTGATCGAGCAGAAGACGGAAGGGGCGATCGACAGCCTGCTGAAGGCGGTCTCCTCCCCGGCGGACGGGGCGGCTCTGAAGCAGGCGGCGGAACTCCTGAACGCCGCCAAGTCCGTAGCCATCATCGTTCCCGCGAAGCTCTCCGATGTCGCCTTCAGGCAGATCAAGGAACTCGGCGCACGGCTCAAGAACGTCACCTACTATCCGATCGTCAGGCGGAGCAACTTCCAGGGGGCCCTCGACATGGGAGTTCTCCCCGATTTCAAGCCCGGCTACCGCAAGGCGGAGAAGCCGGGGATGAACGCCGTCGACATGCTCGCCGGCATCGCGTCAGGCAAGATCTCCGCACTGTACATCATGGGAGACGATCCGGTCGGCAGCGATCCGAAGCTCCGGGGGGTTCTGTCGAAGCTGGAATTTCTCGTCGTGCAGGACATCTTCATGAGCGAAACGGCAAGGATCGCCAGTGTCGTGCTTCCCGCGGCAAGCAGCGCCGAGAAGAGCGGCACCTTCACAAACCTCGAGCGCAGGCTCCAGCAGCTCAACCGGGCGGAGGAGCCGGTGGGAGAGTCACGGCCGGACTGGGAGATCATCGGGGAGGTCGCGAAGAAGATGGGCGAGTCCCTCGAGTATGCTTCGGCACGGGATATCCTGAAGGAGATCCGGGCCCAGGTTCCGTTCTATGCGGATCTGGCAATCGGCTCATGCTGGCCGGCCGAGAAATCGCCGCTGGCCGGGACGGACACGGATCTTTCCCTTTCGTCCGATTCGATCATGCAGCAGGACGTACTGACCGCGGAGCGGCTGCTGTTCTCGTCCGGCATGTCCATCACCCGCTCGAAGGAAATAGGGACGATACGGCACATCAAGATCGAAGTATAG
- the nuoL gene encoding NADH-quinone oxidoreductase subunit L: MLKYALIPLLPFTGFLIAGLFGKYLKERAAYFPIAGVVAAFLLSVSAFLDVLGGTIINENLYSWISLGSLQVNVGLQVDQLTAVMLMVVTTLSSLIHIYSVGYMHGDKGYPRFFAYLALFTFFMLVLVMANNFLLMFVGWEGVGLCSYLLIGFWYEKKSASDAGVKAFVVNRVGDFGFVLGMLLIFVTFGSLQFTEVFKAVTTPAANVTYSLFGGEISVITLIALLLFLGATGKSAQLPLYVWLPDAMEGPTPVSALIHAATMVTAGVFMVARCAPIFSLSEAAMNTVAIVGGLTAVFAATIGLVQNDIKRVIAYSTISQLGYMFLGLGVGAFSAGIFHLTTHAFFKGLLFLASGSVIHALSGEQDMRKMGALKSKIKITHAVFFIGSLALAGIFPFAGFFSKDEILWSAYNASELGRFLWILGVAGAFMTAFYSFRLIYLTFWGRSRMDHDVEHHVHESPRVMTVPLMILAFFSITIGLVGIPGAIIPHANWFAEFLAPVFPHAEHAEAGSHGLELGLMIFSVLVALSGIRMAYSFYVRNTAIPDRIAEKFKGTYTLLLNKYKVDEVYNAIFVDGLVHKLAKFLHSFGDVKIIDGFINGLAAAIGRTSERGRKLQTGFVQQYAFTMGLGLVVLVGLYYVLK; the protein is encoded by the coding sequence ATGCTCAAATACGCATTGATTCCGCTGCTGCCGTTCACCGGCTTCCTGATCGCAGGACTGTTCGGTAAATACCTGAAGGAGAGGGCCGCCTACTTCCCGATCGCGGGCGTGGTCGCGGCATTCCTCCTCTCCGTGAGTGCGTTCCTGGACGTGCTCGGCGGGACGATCATCAACGAGAACCTGTACTCCTGGATCTCCCTCGGGTCGCTCCAGGTGAACGTCGGGCTCCAGGTCGATCAGCTGACGGCGGTCATGCTCATGGTCGTGACCACGCTCAGCTCGCTCATCCATATCTACTCTGTCGGCTATATGCACGGCGACAAGGGCTATCCCCGGTTCTTCGCGTATCTCGCGCTCTTCACGTTCTTCATGCTCGTGCTGGTCATGGCCAACAACTTCCTGCTCATGTTCGTCGGCTGGGAAGGCGTGGGCCTCTGTTCCTATCTCCTGATCGGTTTCTGGTACGAGAAGAAGTCCGCCTCGGACGCGGGCGTGAAGGCCTTCGTCGTGAACCGCGTCGGTGATTTCGGCTTCGTGCTCGGCATGCTGCTCATTTTCGTCACTTTCGGGTCCCTGCAGTTCACGGAAGTGTTCAAGGCGGTCACGACTCCCGCGGCGAACGTAACCTACTCGCTCTTTGGCGGCGAGATCAGCGTGATCACGCTCATCGCGCTGCTCCTGTTCCTGGGTGCAACCGGCAAATCGGCCCAGCTGCCGCTCTATGTCTGGCTGCCGGACGCCATGGAAGGTCCGACCCCGGTCAGCGCCTTGATCCATGCTGCAACGATGGTGACGGCCGGCGTGTTCATGGTTGCCCGGTGCGCGCCGATCTTCTCGCTCTCGGAAGCCGCAATGAACACCGTCGCGATCGTCGGCGGCCTCACCGCAGTCTTTGCCGCGACCATCGGCCTGGTGCAGAACGACATCAAGCGCGTGATCGCCTATTCAACGATCAGCCAGCTCGGCTACATGTTCCTCGGTCTCGGCGTCGGCGCTTTCTCGGCCGGAATCTTCCATCTGACCACGCACGCTTTCTTCAAGGGCCTGTTGTTCCTTGCCTCGGGCAGCGTCATCCATGCGCTCTCGGGCGAGCAGGACATGCGTAAAATGGGAGCGCTCAAGTCCAAGATCAAGATAACCCACGCCGTATTCTTCATCGGTTCCCTGGCGCTGGCCGGCATCTTTCCCTTTGCCGGGTTCTTCAGCAAGGACGAGATCCTCTGGAGCGCCTATAACGCGTCTGAGCTCGGTCGGTTCCTCTGGATCCTCGGAGTGGCCGGCGCGTTCATGACCGCCTTCTACTCGTTCCGCCTGATCTATCTGACCTTCTGGGGCCGGTCCCGCATGGACCATGACGTGGAGCACCATGTGCATGAATCTCCCCGCGTGATGACCGTACCGCTCATGATCCTGGCCTTTTTCTCCATTACCATCGGCCTCGTCGGCATTCCCGGAGCCATCATCCCGCACGCGAACTGGTTCGCAGAGTTTCTGGCGCCAGTCTTTCCGCACGCGGAGCATGCTGAGGCCGGAAGCCATGGACTGGAACTGGGCCTCATGATCTTCTCCGTGCTCGTGGCGCTGTCAGGCATCAGGATGGCCTACTCGTTCTACGTCAGGAACACGGCCATCCCGGACCGGATCGCGGAAAAGTTCAAGGGCACCTACACCCTGCTGCTGAACAAGTACAAGGTGGATGAGGTCTACAATGCCATCTTTGTCGACGGCCTCGTACACAAGCTCGCGAAGTTCCTGCACAGCTTCGGCGACGTGAAGATCATCGACGGGTTCATCAACGGGCTCGCTGCTGCCATTGGCAGAACCAGCGAGCGCGGCAGGAAACTCCAGACGGGCTTTGTGCAGCAGTACGCCTTCACCATGGGCCTGGGGCTGGTCGTGCTCGTCGGGCTCTACTATGTATTGAAATAA
- a CDS encoding NADH-quinone oxidoreductase subunit N: protein MPSTFQEFLQSIIPIYPEIIVLTVALMVLVLDFFIDKASKEFLGWLSLAGIGIAAAATYKLMVVNSGVLTASFFGGTFLLDPFSTFFKFVFYMACGLGILVSISYLKIEDIRRGEYYALMLFATTGMMLMASAGDLITLYLGLELMALSIYILAGFMRGDNRSNEAAIKYLVLGAFSSGIMLYGMSLLYGLAGTTNLTGILAFLRTADQANPILYLAMIMLVVSFGFKVAAVPFHMWVPDVYEGAPTSVTAFMSAGPKVAGFAVLLRVFLYSLAPLHEHSTAILSGIAVLTMAVGNIMALTQTNIKRMLAYSSIAHAGYALVGLAAGGPEGAASVMLYVCIYAVMNMGAFGVVIMLRKAGERGEEIADFAGLGKTNRTAAFLMLIFMFSLTGIPPLAGFMGKFYIFKSAVQAGLVWLAVAGVIFSAISAYFYLRVIMVMYMSEPKGVVQLTTSPSLALALAVSATAVIFIGVYPAGLLNFARASIAGLL from the coding sequence ATGCCCAGCACGTTCCAGGAATTTCTGCAATCCATCATACCCATCTACCCCGAGATCATCGTTCTCACGGTGGCACTCATGGTCCTGGTCCTCGACTTCTTCATCGATAAGGCCAGCAAGGAATTTCTCGGCTGGCTGAGCCTGGCAGGCATCGGGATCGCCGCCGCGGCAACCTATAAGCTCATGGTTGTGAATTCAGGCGTCCTGACGGCCAGCTTTTTCGGGGGCACGTTCCTGCTCGATCCGTTCTCCACCTTTTTCAAGTTCGTGTTCTATATGGCATGCGGCCTTGGCATCCTCGTTTCGATCAGCTATCTGAAGATCGAGGACATCCGCCGCGGTGAATACTATGCCCTGATGCTGTTCGCCACGACCGGGATGATGCTCATGGCATCGGCCGGCGACCTCATTACGCTCTACCTCGGCCTCGAACTCATGGCCCTCTCGATCTACATTCTCGCCGGATTCATGCGGGGCGACAACCGGTCCAATGAAGCTGCCATCAAGTATCTCGTCCTCGGCGCTTTCTCGTCGGGGATCATGTTGTACGGCATGTCATTGCTCTACGGGCTTGCGGGGACGACGAACCTCACCGGCATCCTTGCGTTCCTGCGCACGGCCGATCAGGCCAACCCGATCCTTTACCTGGCCATGATCATGCTGGTCGTGAGCTTCGGGTTCAAGGTAGCCGCCGTTCCGTTCCATATGTGGGTGCCCGACGTTTACGAGGGGGCGCCGACTTCGGTCACGGCCTTCATGTCCGCCGGCCCCAAGGTCGCGGGCTTTGCCGTTCTGCTCAGGGTCTTTCTCTATTCGCTCGCCCCGCTGCACGAGCATTCCACGGCAATCCTGTCGGGAATCGCCGTGCTCACCATGGCCGTCGGAAACATCATGGCCCTCACCCAGACCAACATCAAGCGCATGCTGGCCTATTCCTCCATCGCCCACGCCGGGTACGCGCTGGTCGGTCTTGCCGCCGGGGGGCCCGAGGGCGCGGCAAGCGTTATGCTCTACGTCTGTATTTACGCGGTCATGAACATGGGCGCCTTCGGCGTGGTGATCATGCTCCGGAAGGCGGGAGAGCGGGGAGAGGAGATCGCGGATTTTGCCGGCCTGGGCAAGACCAACCGTACTGCCGCATTCCTCATGCTCATTTTCATGTTCTCGCTCACGGGCATCCCGCCCCTGGCCGGCTTCATGGGCAAGTTCTACATCTTCAAATCAGCGGTCCAGGCCGGGCTTGTCTGGTTGGCAGTCGCCGGCGTCATCTTCTCGGCCATCAGCGCCTATTTCTATCTCAGGGTCATCATGGTCATGTACATGAGCGAGCCGAAGGGCGTCGTCCAACTGACCACCTCGCCTTCCCTGGCCCTCGCACTCGCGGTCTCGGCCACCGCGGTGATCTTCATCGGTGTGTACCCGGCTGGCTTGCTCAATTTTGCGCGCGCTTCGATCGCGGGTCTCCTGTGA
- the nuoK gene encoding NADH-quinone oxidoreductase subunit NuoK, which translates to MIPLSWYVMLSAALFTIGVVGVLSRRNVFIILMSIELMLNAANINLVAFSHYLQSLTGQIFVIFVITVAAAEAAVALAIIILLARNRGSVYADEFNILKG; encoded by the coding sequence ATGATCCCCCTGTCCTGGTATGTGATGCTGAGCGCGGCACTGTTCACCATCGGCGTGGTCGGAGTTCTCTCGCGCCGGAACGTATTCATCATCCTCATGTCCATCGAGCTGATGCTGAACGCCGCGAATATCAACCTGGTCGCCTTTTCGCACTATCTGCAGTCGCTCACGGGCCAGATCTTCGTGATCTTCGTGATCACGGTGGCCGCTGCCGAAGCCGCCGTCGCACTGGCGATCATCATCCTGCTCGCCAGGAACCGCGGCAGCGTGTATGCGGACGAGTTCAACATCCTGAAAGGCTGA
- the nuoH gene encoding NADH-quinone oxidoreductase subunit NuoH has translation MHLILNLVYTIVIPVAVMLAFILANAMYLQLMERKVLAHMQGRLGPMRTGWHGILQPVADAVKFIMKEDIIPARADAWIFSIAPIIMLCTAFGAFVAIPFGPSTDFFGVLSHKVPLWVSNLNIGVLYVLALSSVGTYGVIMGGWASNNKYSLMGGFRSAAQMISYEIPMSFAIVVVALMAGSLNLSDIVNAQQQRWFVAALPVGPVVFFLYMVSAIAETNRVPFDLPEAESELVAGYFTEYSGIRFGMFYMAEYINMMVVSLLASIMFLGGWQPVQIFPHWLGDITSIRWFNSVLRVIPPTLWLLAKLYFFIFFYMWIRATLPRYRYDHLMAISWKFLLPLSLGTLLVAAFMKQAGWL, from the coding sequence ATGCATCTGATACTGAACCTCGTCTATACCATCGTCATCCCCGTCGCGGTAATGCTGGCCTTCATCCTGGCCAACGCCATGTACCTTCAATTGATGGAGCGCAAGGTCCTGGCGCACATGCAGGGCCGCCTGGGCCCGATGCGCACGGGCTGGCACGGGATTCTGCAGCCCGTGGCCGATGCCGTGAAGTTCATCATGAAAGAGGACATTATCCCGGCGAGGGCCGACGCGTGGATCTTCAGCATCGCTCCCATCATCATGCTCTGCACGGCGTTCGGCGCCTTCGTAGCCATTCCGTTCGGGCCGAGCACGGATTTCTTCGGTGTGCTGTCGCACAAGGTACCGCTCTGGGTGTCGAACCTGAATATCGGCGTCCTGTACGTCCTCGCGCTCTCGAGCGTCGGCACGTACGGCGTGATCATGGGGGGCTGGGCCTCGAACAATAAATATTCGCTCATGGGCGGCTTCCGGTCCGCCGCCCAGATGATCAGCTACGAGATCCCCATGTCCTTCGCCATCGTGGTTGTGGCGCTCATGGCGGGTTCGTTGAACCTGTCGGACATTGTGAACGCCCAGCAGCAGCGGTGGTTCGTCGCGGCGCTGCCCGTCGGCCCGGTCGTCTTCTTTCTTTATATGGTTTCGGCGATCGCCGAAACGAACCGCGTACCCTTCGATCTGCCCGAGGCGGAAAGCGAGCTGGTCGCCGGATATTTTACGGAATACAGCGGCATTCGCTTCGGCATGTTCTACATGGCGGAGTATATCAACATGATGGTCGTGTCGCTGCTGGCGAGCATCATGTTCCTCGGCGGCTGGCAGCCGGTCCAGATCTTCCCGCACTGGCTTGGCGATATCACGTCGATCCGGTGGTTCAACAGTGTGCTGCGGGTGATCCCGCCAACGCTCTGGCTCCTGGCCAAGCTGTATTTCTTCATATTTTTTTATATGTGGATCAGGGCCACGCTTCCCCGGTACCGGTACGACCATCTGATGGCGATTTCGTGGAAGTTTCTGCTGCCCCTTTCGCTCGGCACGCTGCTCGTAGCAGCGTTTATGAAACAGGCGGGATGGCTGTAG